Sequence from the Myxococcales bacterium genome:
CGAGGTGGTGCAGCCCCTGCCGCCGGGGCCGCAAGATCAGGAAGCGGGCGCGCTCGCCGAGGCCAAGAAGCTCTGCGCCAGCGCCGACTGCGAGAAGGCCTACGAGCGGCTCCAGCAAGGCATCGCCATCACTTCCCCGCTGCTCGACTCCGACGACTTCAAGATGATCGTCGGCGCGTGGGCCGATCACCGCATGGAGCGGGCGCAGAACGAAGTCGACGCGGCGAAGCGCAAGGCCTTGCTCGAGCCCGTGGCCCGCTCGGCGAGCGTCGACCCGAACCGTAGGCGCAACGCCTCAGACCGGCTCGCGACGGCCGAAGCGCTGCTCGCGGCGCCGCCCCTCACCGTCCCGTCGTCGGCGACGCCCGCGCCGCCGACGCGCGAGACCGGCTCCACGCCATCGCCGGTGACAGCGAAGACGCCCGGCCCAACGGCGCCCAAGCCGCCGCCAGCGCCGGCCGCCGGCGGCAACGTATCGGAGAAGGTTCGCGCGCTCATGCTGGAGGGGCCCGACGGCCTCAAGCAAGCGAAGGAGCTGCTGACGCCTCGTGTCTTCGGCGGCAAGGCGTCGCGGCAAGAGATCGACCTCTTGCGGATCGTCTGCAAGGACATGAAGGATCAGGTCTGCGTGAGCCGCTGCAAAGAGATGCTCGCCGGCCAGCCCTGAGAAGCGCCCGCCAAGACTGGCGCGCGCGCCGGCTCGTGCGGCACCGGCCGGACCTCGCGTGAGGAGAAAGCCCCGGCCTTCGGGGTCTTAGGAGTCGCGCTTCTTCCAGCCGATGAAGCCGAGGACGACGGCGGCAACAACGACGAAGGCGACGATGCCGAGCAAAGGTCCCCACTCGGTCGGCGGCTCGGCTGGCGAAGCGGGCGCGAGGAGCATGGGCGGGACTATAGCCGGAGCGCTCCTCCGAGCCTGAACAAAGGATAGGCGGGTCCCGCGCGACCTCGCGCAAGTGCCTTGAATTTCACGCAGAGCGGGGGCTCAGCGAGTCCCGTGGGCGGGGTGGGTGCCGCCTGACCCCGCGCGGGCGGGTCGCGCTCGACTCCCGGCCCCGAAAGTGACCAGCGCCTTTCCGCGGACTTAGCCTCGAGCGGGGTGCAGGCACGCTCCCTGCTTGAGTCCTCACCATGAGCACGAGAGCCGCAGCCGACACGATGACCTCCACGACGGCGTCCCGCTTCGTCGGTCGCGCCGCACTCGTTCCGCCGGCTTTCGACGGCGCTCTGGGGACCTCGGCGCCGCGCGCGCCCGCCGTTCCCTTCATTCCGGAAGCGCTCGAGTGGGACACGGAAGAGTGGGCCGGCGGCGACGCTCCCCACTCCGGTGTCCGTGAGACGGGCCCCGACAGCATGGTCGCCACGTGGCCCTCTCCCTCGTTCGAAGGCGTCGCCTCGACGATGGCGACGGTCCCCGCAGGGCCCGCCGTGCGCCGCGCTCCGTGAGCGTGTGACGCTTGCGCCGCGCTACGGCACCGGGTCGGGGCGCACGCCCTTGCCAACGGCGCCGGGGCAGCCGAGCTCGACGCCCGTTGGGCCGTCCTTGGTCTTGACGATCTTGAACTCGACGCGGCGATTCTTCTCCCAGGCCGCTTCGTTGTGTCCTTCGTCTTCGGGGCAATACTCGCCGTAGCCCTTGCTGCGGAGCCGCGAGCGATCAACGCCGCGCTGCACGAGCGCCGCCATGACCGAGTTCACGCGGTCCTGCGTGAGCCGCAGGTTGTACTCGTCGCTCGAGCGCTCGTCGGCGTGACCGGCGATCTCCATGAGCACGAACTCGGGGTGGTGCACGATGGTCGTGCCGACGGCGTCGAGGATCGGGTTCGACTCGGGCAGAATCTCCGCCGAGTTCGTCTTGAACTTGATCTTCTGCAGGATGACGATGTTGTTGTCCTGGATGATGACGTTGCCCTTGTCGGGGCAACCGTCTTCGTCCTCGAAGCCGTTGAAGGTCTCCGGCTCGTTGGGGCAGCGGTCGACCTTGTCGAGGATGCCGTCCTTGTCGTTGTCCGGGTCGGGGCAGCCGTCTTCGTCTTGGAAGCCGTCTTTGTCTTCCGGATCGTTCGGGCACGCGTCCTTCTTGTCGGGGATGCCATCCTGATCGTTGTCCGGGTCGGGGCAACCGTCTTCGTCTTGGAAGCCGTCGCGGTCCTCCGGATCGTCGGGGCACTTGTCCTTCGAGTCGAGGATGCCGTCGCCGTCGCGGTCACCGTCGTTGCCCTCGGGGCAGCCGTCTTCGTCTTCGTCGCCGTCGCGATCTTCCGGCTCGTTGGGGCAGCGGTCGTCGACGTCCAAGATGCCGTCGTTGTCGTTGTCGGGGTCGGGGCAGCCGTCTTCGTCTTGGAATCCGTCACGATCTTCCGGATCGTCGGGGCACTTGTCCTCGTCGTCTTTGATGCCGTCGCCGTCGCGGTCGCCAATCGAGGGCTCGAAGACGAAGCCGAGAAACGCGCGAAAATCGGCGGCTTCGAAGCCCGGCGTGTAGCGGGGGCCAGCGCCGAGCATCAAGAAGGAGTTTCGGTCGACGAACACCTTGAGACCGCCGACGACTTCGTTCGACAGCTTCTGCTTGCTGTCGGCGTCGCTGAGCAACATGGTGCCGTAGGTCTCGGCCACGACGTCGAGCGGCTCGAAGACGCGGAAGCTGGCGCTGCCGCCGTAGGTGACGCGGGAGCCGTCCTTGAAGAGGCCTTCCGCGAGGGGAAGCTGCGTGCTCGAGGCCGTGTGACCGCGGTAGCCGGCGTTCAAGCCGACGCGAAAGCGGCCCGTAGCGCCGAAGCGATTCTCGAACATCACTTGCGGCCAGTACCAGAGCGACGGATCGGCGCCGCCGCTCTTGGCGGCGTCGGAGGTGGGCACGCCGACTTGCACGCCGACGGCGAGGCCCGGGCCGTACTCGACGCGTGTAATACGCACCTTTCCGTGGAGGGCGACGCTCGAAATGGTCTGCGGGTTGACGTCCGTCGAGCTCCAGCCGGTCACCGCGGGCTGCGCCGCGGGCGTCTGCTGCGCATCACCGGTCATCAGGATGATGGGCGCGCTCAAACCGATGACGGCTCGATTGAAGAGGCCGTAGTTGA
This genomic interval carries:
- a CDS encoding OmpA family protein; protein product: MSTRTTRTLVATLLAALPLLASSRADADNGVVDGNGEGFDTHLFRPAMDSKGFFTTNGSDILGKDDVSLGLILDYGNTLLRAKDVGQQTPALISHSFQGTLNFNYGLFNRAVIGLSAPIILMTGDAQQTPAAQPAVTGWSSTDVNPQTISSVALHGKVRITRVEYGPGLAVGVQVGVPTSDAAKSGGADPSLWYWPQVMFENRFGATGRFRVGLNAGYRGHTASSTQLPLAEGLFKDGSRVTYGGSASFRVFEPLDVVAETYGTMLLSDADSKQKLSNEVVGGLKVFVDRNSFLMLGAGPRYTPGFEAADFRAFLGFVFEPSIGDRDGDGIKDDEDKCPDDPEDRDGFQDEDGCPDPDNDNDGILDVDDRCPNEPEDRDGDEDEDGCPEGNDGDRDGDGILDSKDKCPDDPEDRDGFQDEDGCPDPDNDQDGIPDKKDACPNDPEDKDGFQDEDGCPDPDNDKDGILDKVDRCPNEPETFNGFEDEDGCPDKGNVIIQDNNIVILQKIKFKTNSAEILPESNPILDAVGTTIVHHPEFVLMEIAGHADERSSDEYNLRLTQDRVNSVMAALVQRGVDRSRLRSKGYGEYCPEDEGHNEAAWEKNRRVEFKIVKTKDGPTGVELGCPGAVGKGVRPDPVP